One Dioscorea cayenensis subsp. rotundata cultivar TDr96_F1 chromosome 15, TDr96_F1_v2_PseudoChromosome.rev07_lg8_w22 25.fasta, whole genome shotgun sequence genomic region harbors:
- the LOC120276817 gene encoding LOW QUALITY PROTEIN: 9-cis-epoxycarotenoid dioxygenase, chloroplastic-like (The sequence of the model RefSeq protein was modified relative to this genomic sequence to represent the inferred CDS: deleted 1 base in 1 codon), whose product MATSYISTNPIPITTMRNRNNHSKPLTTIQCSATSHPFVQHITQSSPYYQQSSSPFIKEDMSSMSQLMGPTKHERQQHTRESSSGSRPSWNIFQRAAAAALDVIEEAFISRVLESGHPLPKTADPDVQISGNFAPVDEQPPCHNLEVSGRIPPFINGFYVRNGANPLFKPVAGHHFFDGDGMVHAVRISNGSASYACRYTETERLRQERDIGRAIFPKAIGELHGHSGVARLLLFYARGLFGLVDHTHGIGVANAGLVYFNDRLLAMSEDDLPYQVRLKADGDLETVGRYDFNGQLKDSMIAHPKLDPDTRELFGLSYDVIKKPYLKYFKFSPDGEKSADVEIPLEKPTMMHDFAITEKYVVIPDQQVVFRMQEMIRGGSPVVYDKDKTSRFGILPKNAKDAAEIAWVDVPDCFCFHLWNAWEDESTGEVVVVGSCMTPADSVFNECEESLKSVLSEIRLNPKTGKSTRRPIINPSNQLNLEAGMVNRNLLGRKTRYAYLAIAEPWPKVSGFAKVDLFTGEVRKFLYGDQRYGGEPYFLAKDPAAKREDDGYVVTLMHNEKTSESELLIVNATDMRLEASVKLPSRVPYGFHGTFISAKDIQSQA is encoded by the exons ATGGCTACTTCTTACATATCAACCAATCCAATTCCCATCACAACAATGAGAAACAGAAATAACCACTCAAAGCCTTTAACCACCATCCAGTGCTCTGCCACTTCTCATCCCTTTGTCCAACATATAACCCAATCATCCCCTTATTACCAGCAATCTTCATCACCTTTCATCAAAGAAGACATGTCCTCCATGTCCCAACTCATGGGCCCAACCAAACATGAGCGGCAACAGCACACGAGAGAGAGCAGCAGCGGTTCACGTCCGAGTTGGAACATCTTCCAGCGCGCGGCGGCTGCGGCGCTTGATGTGATTGAGGAGGCTTTCATAAGCAGAGTGCTCGAGAGCGGCCACCCGTTGCCTAAGACTGCCGACCCAGATGTCCAGATATCTGGGAACTTCGCCCCTGTAGATGAGCAACCACCGTGTCACAACCTGGAGGTCTCCGGCCGTATACCTCCATTCATCAATGGTTTCTACGTCCGCAACGGTGCTAACCCTTTGTTCAAGCCTGTGGCTGGGCACCACTTCTTTGACGGTGATGGTATGGTCCACGCCGTGCGCATCTCTAACGGTAGCGCTAGCTACGCGTGCCGGTATACCGAGACAGAGCGGCTCCGTCAGGAGCGTGACATCGGGCGGGCTATATTCCCTAAGGCGATCGGCGAGCTGCACGGCCACTCGGGCGTTGCGCGCTTGCTCCTATTCTACGCGCGCGGACTCTTCGGGCTGGTTGACCACACTCACGGCATCGGTGTGGCCAACGCTGGGCTTGTCTACTTCAACGATCGCTTGCTTGCCATGTCCGAAGATGACCTCCCGTACCAAGTCCGGCTCAAAGCCGACGGCGACCTTGAGACCGTCGGACGCTATGACTTCAACGGCCAGCTCAAAGACTCCATGATCGCGCACCCCAAGCTCGACCCTGACACTCGGGAACTCTTCGGACTTAGCTACGATGTCATCAAGAAACCATACCTCAAGTACTTCAAGTTCTCACCGGACGGTGAGAAGTCCGCTGACGTTGAGATT CCTCTCGAGAAACCAACCATGATGCACGACTTCGCCATCACCGAGAAATACGTAGTCATTCCAGATCAACAGGTGGTGTTCAGGATGCAGGAGATGATCCGAGGTGGCTCACCCGTGGTGTACGACAAGGACAAGACATCAAGATTCGGGATTCTACCGAAGAACGCCAAGGACGCGGCGGAGATTGCATGGGTGGACGTTCCCGATTGCTTCTGTTTCCATCTCTGGAATGCATGGGAGGATGAAAGCACAGGAGAGGTGGTCGTCGTCGGTTCTTGCATGACTCCGGCTGACTCCGTTTTCAACGAATGCGAAGAGAGCTTGAAGAGCGTGTTGTCAGAGATCCGGCTAAATCCAAAGACTGGTAAGTCCACTCGCCGGCCAATCATAAACCCATCCAACCAGTTGAATTTGGAGGCTGGCATGGTGAACCGCAACCTGCTTGGCAGGAAGACACGCTACGCGTATCTCGCCATCGCCGAGCCATGGCCGAAAGTGTCAGGCTTTGCCAAGGTTGATCTCTTCACCGGAGAAGTGAGGAAGTTCTTGTACGGTGATCAGAGGTATGGTGGCGAACCTTACTTCTTGGCTAAAGACCCGGCGGCGAAGAGAGAAGATGATGGGTATGTTGTCACCCTCATGCACAACGAGAAGACATCGGAATCGGAGCTCCTGATAGTGAATGCGACCGATATGAGGTTGGAGGCATCAGTGAAGCTGCCATCCAGGGTACCTTATGGATTCCATGGGACCTTCATCAGTGCCAAGGACATCCAGTCTCAGGCATAA
- the LOC120276751 gene encoding LOW QUALITY PROTEIN: protein WHAT'S THIS FACTOR 9, mitochondrial-like (The sequence of the model RefSeq protein was modified relative to this genomic sequence to represent the inferred CDS: inserted 2 bases in 1 codon), translated as MPPPLFAAARHHLPVLPHRLLQPRRFIDARVPWIRDRALDHAVEKEKHLLPFHSLKDFLLSSSSSSSSSSSPSLPLATIAPRSAALRLPFRPIRFIRLFPAAFLESHPPPPSPPSPLISASPALLSIHSEELRALSSSLPDAASRLLRLLMLCPRRRLPXPLLHRLRWDLGLPPDFPRSLLPDFPDYFLLSPSLSNPSDLDLELVLYNKDLAVSAMEQFSCRTGGYRKGTPLSFPLNFPSGFELEKKVRKWLDEWQKLPFISPYEDASHLDPKSDLFDKWTVGMVHEVLSLFISKKTEKENLEMLAPHLGLRPGFKKVITHHPGIFYVSNKLRTHTVVLREAYRRDLLVEKHPLMGFRYQYIHLMRKGKEGGDASKDGKGKEIDPQSIDDGENLVDEIKGEDEEEDWEDDSQGEEEEGFVGSAVIDTTDEEK; from the exons ATGCCGCCACCGCTCTTCGCCGCCGCTCGCCACCACCTCCCCGTCCTCCCCCATCGTCTCCTCCAACCCCGCCGTTTCATCGACGCCCGCGTTCCCTGGATCCGCGACCGCGCCCTCGACCACGCGGTCGAGAAGGAGAAGCACCTCCTTCCCTTCCACTCCCTCAAAGACTTTCTTCTCTcctcgtcgtcgtcgtcgtcgtcgtcgtcctcGCCCTCACTCCCCCTCGCCACCATCGCACCCCGCTCCGCCGCCCTTCGCCTCCCCTTCCGCCCAATCCGCTTCATCCGCCTTTTCCCCGCCGCCTTCCTCGAATCCCACCCTCCTCCCCCATCTCCTCCATCCCCACTCATCTCCGCCTCCCCCGCACTCCTCTCTATCCACTCCGAGGAGCTCCGCGCCCTCTCCTCCTCCCTCCCTGACGCCGCCTCCCGCCTCCTCCGCCTTCTCATGCTCTGTCCCCGCCGCCGTCTCCC TCCCCTCCTCCACCGCCTCCGCTGGGACCTCGGCCTCCCTCCCGACTTCCCCCGCTCCCTCCTCCCTGACTTCCCCGACTACTTCCTCCTCTCCCCATCTCTCTCCAACCCCTCCGATCTTGACCTCGAGCTCGTCCTCTATAACAAGGACCTCGCCGTCTCCGCCATGGAGCAGTTCTCTTGCCGAACCGGCGGGTATAGGAAGGGCACTCCGCTCTCCTTCCCTCTGAACTTTCCCAGCGGGTTTGAGCTGGAGAAGAAGGTGAGGAAGTGGCTTGATGAGTGGCAGAAGCTGCCTTTCATCTCTCCCTATGAAGATGCTTCGCATTTGGATCCTAAGAGTGATTTGTTTGATAAGTGGACTGTAGGGATGGTGCATGAGGTACTGAGCTTGTTTATATCCAAGAAAACCGAGAAGGAGAATTTGGAGATGCTTGCGCCACATCTGGGGCTTCGGCCGGGGTTCAAGAAGGTGATCACACACCACCCAGGGATCTTTTATGTGTCGAATAAGCTTAGGACTCACACAGTTGTGTTGAGGGAGGCATATAGGAGGGATTTACTAGTTGAGAAGCATCCTTTGATGGGGTTCAGATATCAGTATATTCATCTAATGCGCAAGGGGAAGGAAGGTGGTGATGCTAGTAAGGATGGAAAGGGTAAAGAGATTGATCCACAATCCATTGATGATGGAGAGAATTTAGTTGATGAAATTAAGggggaggatgaggaggaggattGGGAAGATGATAGTCaaggagaagaggaagagggGTTTGTGGGAAGTGCTGTTATTGATACCACGGATGAGGaaaagtga
- the LOC120277328 gene encoding translation initiation factor eIF-2B subunit delta produces MDSRRAPRTVIDPKVRQVGFVTPGAPPARSHSIPADACSSPPRAPDFTLPSNSLSPVMIPPARHASADGIQVLTRASAPVPVPSTTTNPPSPLRRDGVQIPIGSYNPSESLGTSPMRSPSSRMDGPEFSEDMSMVSSSRLARGSSAKAAAASFPGTNTEMMAAGKVVGNVVPAKSSLTTASVVKTLPGLSDKGDGSLAEVHGEAAGVAKPLKQKTSRADRRAIQEAQRAAKSAAREAGGGKPSGGTVPANAAKGEFGKPSQKKDAASVSGANVVPEKKVADRPPEKERKKDVPHPRMQFDDQHRVEKAKKRAVVNQSEARNRVELFRHLPQYVHGTQLPDLESKFFQLDQIHPSVYKVGLQYLSGNITGGNARCIAMLLAFREAIKDYSTPPEKALVRDLTAKIGNYVSFLIECRPLSISMGNAIKFLKSRIAKLPHTLSESEAKFTLQSDIDRFINEKILLAEKVIVRHAVEKIRNGDVLLTYGWSSVVEMLLLYAHESNKQFRVVVVDSRPKLEGKALLHRLLSKGLNCTYTHINAVSYIMHEVTRVFLGASSVLSNGTVYSRVGTACVAMVAHAFHVPVLICCEAYKFHERVQLDSICSNELGDPDVISVVPGRKDLDHLDNWAENENLQLLNLTYDATPSDYVSVIVTDYGLLPPTSVPVIVREYRREQLWM; encoded by the exons ATGGACTCCCGCCGTGCGCCGCGCACGGTGATCGACCCCAAGGTCCGTCAGGTAGGCTTCGTCACCCCCGGCGCGCCACCGGCGAGATCTCATTCCATACCCGCCGACGCCTGCTCTTCCCCTCCTCGCGCACCCGACTTCACCCTTCCCAGCAACTCCCTCTCCCCCGTCATGATCCCTCCCGCCCGCCACGCCTCCGCCGACGGCATTCAAGTCCTCACCCGTGCCTCGGCTCCTGTTCCCGTTccctccaccaccaccaaccCGCCATCCCCCTTGCGCCGGGATGGGGTCCAGATTCCAATCGGTAGTTACAATCCATCGGAGTCTCTTGGTACCTCGCCGATGAGATCACCATCGAGCCGAATGGATGGGCCGGAGTTCTCGGAGGATATGTCGATGGTTTCATCATCAAGGCTCGCTAGGGGCTCATCTGCGAAGGCTGCGGCGGCGTCTTTCCCGGGGACCAACACGGAGATGATGGCCGCTGGCAAGGTTGTTGGTAACGTCGTTCCAGCTAAGAGTAGCTTGACAACTGCATCGGTGGTGAAAACTTTGCCTGGATTATCAG ATAAAGGGGATGGATCTCTTGCTGAGGTGCATGGGGAAGCAGCTGGTGTTGCAAAGCCATTGAAGCAGAAAACATCAAGAGCGGATAGACGTGCAATTCAGGAAGCTCAGCGTGCTGCTAAATCTGCAGCAAGAGAGGCTG GTGGCGGTAAGCCTTCTGGTGGCACAGTTCCGGCAAATGCTGCAAAAGGGGAGTTTGGCAAGCCTTCACAGAAGAAAGATGCAGCTTCAGTTTCAGGGGCAAATGTTGTTCCAGAGAAGAAAGTTGCTGATCGGCCTcctgaaaaagagagaaaaaaagatgtTCCTCACCCTCGGATGCAATTTGATGATCAGCATCGAGTTGAAAAGGCCAAAAAGCGTGCGGTAGTCAATCAATCTGAAGCTCGAAACAGAGTTGAGTTGTTCAGGCACCTACCTCAGTATGTGCATGGAACTCAGCTTCCAGATTTGGAATCAAAGTTTTTCCAACTTGATCAAATTCATCCTTCAGTTTACAAG GTTGGACTTCAGTATTTATCCGGAAATATTACTGGAGGCAATGCACGttgcattgctatgcttttgGCGTTTCGGGAAGCAATCAAAGATTACTCTACTCCACCAGAAAAGGCTCTTGTTCGAGATTTAACTGCAAAAATTGGTAATTATGTCTCATTTTTGATCGAGTGTAGGCCACTCTCAATTAGCATGgggaatgcaattaaattcTTGAAGAGCAGGATTGCCAAGTTGCCGCATACTCTGTCTGAATCAGAAGCAAAGTTCACCCTACAGTCAGATATTGATCGGTTcatcaatgaaaaaatattacttGCAGAAAAAGTTATAGTTAGGCATGCTGTGGAAAAGATTAGAAATGGTGATGTACTACTCACATATGGATGGTCATCTGTAGTGGAAATGTTATTGTTATATGCCCATGAGTCTAACAAACAGTTTCGAGTTGTGGTAGTTGATTCCCGTCCAAAGCTAGAAGGCAAGGCATTGCTGCATAGGTTGTTATCAAAGGGCCTTAActgcacatatacacatataaatgCTGTCTCATATATCATGCATGAAGTTACGCGGGTTTTTCTTGGAGCTTCTTCAGTGCTGTCCAATGGAACAGTTTACTCCCGAGTTGGAACGGCATGTGTAGCTATGGTTGCTCATGCATTCCATGTCCCTGTTTTGATATGCTGCGAGGCATATAAATTTCATGAAAGAGTGCAACTTGATTCTATATGTTCAAATGAACTTG GTGATCCTGATGTCATCTCAGTGGTTCCTGGAAGGAAAGATCTGGATCATTTAGATAATTGGGCTGAGAATGAAAATTTGCAACTTCTAAATCTTAC GTATGATGCCACCCCTTCTGACTATGTTTCTGTGATTGTCACAGACTATGGGCTG CTTCCGCCCACAAGTGTGCCAGTCATCGTGCGAGAATACCGCAGAGAGCAATTGTGGATGTAG
- the LOC120278230 gene encoding outer envelope protein 39, chloroplastic isoform X2, whose protein sequence is MGAQKSIHAGKAKIDLNVDLTHKLCGALLLPPPVRNSSDPFSQIIGRLCIKHPGLFGRSEKLDFLWDKGLHDSNLLIALRRPGAERFAQQSFVVQHSIAPEIGVNGLPTEHYPHSGIGWINLSRLSAGVELTEPATSNWSSSTSIRFEHVRPINNEGRSIMTDIDGLPITCSGRSHDNMFVLKQESQFATIDESNFARLTVQMEQGLPLLSRWLIFNRFKFIASKGLRLGKALLVTSLTGGSIVGDMAPYQAFAIGGPGSVRGYTEGAIGSGRSYLVTNNELTVPLATLLSGKGNPVMDLVSDMAYVSTQS, encoded by the exons ATGGGAGCTCAGAAGAGCATCCATGCCGGCAAag CAAAGATAGACTTGAATGTTGATCTCACTCACAAACTTTGCGGCGCGCTCCTGCTTCCTCCTCCTGTCAG GAATTCCAGCGATCCGTTCTCTCAGATCATAGGAAG GCTGTGCATCAAACACCCGGGGCTTTTTGGGAGAAGTGAAAAGTTGGATTTTTTGTGGGACAAGGGTTTGCATGATTCCAATCTTCTCATTGCTCTCAGGCGGCCGGGGGCTGAGCGGTTCGCTCAGCAGTCATTTGTTGTTCAG CATTCAATCGCCCCTGAAATTGGAGTTAATGGATTGCCGACCGAGCATTATCCCCATTCAGGAATCGGATGGATCAATCTAAGCCGGCTCTCTGCTGGTGTGGAACTTACTGAGCCAGCTACTTCAAATTGGAGCAGCAGTACAAGCATCAGATTTGAG CATGTACGTCCAATCAATAACGAAGGCCGTTCTATAATGACAGACATTGATGGGCTGCCCATAACCTGCAG TGGTCGATCCCATGACAATATGTTTGTTCTAAAGCAAGAATCACAATTTGCAACAATCGATGAAAGCAATTTTGCTCGG CTGACAGTTCAAATGGAGCAAGGATTACCTCTTCTTTCAAGATGGTTGATTTTCAACCGGTTTAAATTCATTGCTTCAAAAGGGCTTAGACTCGGAAAAGCTCTTTTAGTTACAAG CTTGACAGGTGGTTCCATTGTGGGAGACATGGCACCATATCAAGCATTTGCAATCGGTGGACCTGGAAGTGTTAGGGGTTATACTGAAGGTGCTATCGGATCTGGAAGATCATATCTTGTCACAAACAATGAACTAACAGTTCCCCTG